From a region of the Lactuca sativa cultivar Salinas chromosome 4, Lsat_Salinas_v11, whole genome shotgun sequence genome:
- the LOC111881598 gene encoding cysteine proteinase 15A, whose product MGHSSLLSFFPLLLLFISAVTATVTVADELSSDLLIRQVVSEEETTADPLLNVDHHFTLFKSKFGKTYGTQEEHDFRKSIFKSNLRRAKRHQLLDPTAEHGVTKFSDLTPSEFRRTYLGLKKPLKFPADANKAPILPTSNLPENFDWREKGAVTPVKDQGSCGSCWSFSTTGALEGSHFLQTGELVSLSEQQLVDCDHECDPAERNACDAGCNGGLMNNAFEYILKAGGVQKESDYPYKGIDGTCHFDKSKIAASVSNFSVVSTDEDQIQANLVTYGPLAIGINAAWMQTYIGKVSCPYICSKNRMDHGVLLVGYGSSGYAPLRFKEKPYWIIKNSWGADWGEDGYYMLCSGYNACGMDTMVSAVVSTNT is encoded by the exons ATGGGCCACTCATCTCTCCTATCCTTCTTCCCTCTCCTCCTCCTTTTCATCTCGGCCGTCACCGCCACCGTCACTGTTGCCGATGAACTCTCATCGGATCTTTTGATCCGTCAAGTGGTATCGGAGGAAGAGACGACTGCCGATCCTCTCCTGAACGTCGACCACCACTTCACGCTCTTCAAGAGCAAGTTTGGGAAGACGTATGGTACTCAAGAGGAGCATGACTTCCGTAAGTCCATCTTCAAGTCTAACCTTCGCCGTGCTAAGCGTCACCAACTCCTCGATCCTACGGCCGAGCATGGCGTTACAAAGTTCTCCGATTTAACCCCGTCGGAGTTTCGCCGGACTTACCTTGGCTTAAAAAAGCCTCTCAAGTTTCCAGCTGATGCTAACAAAGCTCCGATTCTCCCGACCAGTAATCTTCCTGAAAACTTTGACTGGCGCGAGAAGGGTGCCGTGACTCCCGTTAAAGATCAG GGTTCATGTGGATCGTGTTGGTCCTTCAGTACCACAGGAGCTTTGGAAGGATCTCACTTCCTTCAAACCGGGGAATTGGTCAGCCTGAGTGAACAACAGCTTGTGGACTGTGATCATGAG TGTGATCCTGCTGAACGCAATGCATGCGACGCAGGTTGCAATGGTGGACTGATGAACAACGCATTCGAGTACATATTGAAAGCAGGTGGTGTTCAGAAAGAATCCGATTACCCTTACAAAGGAATCGATGGCACCTGCCACTTCGACAAATCCAAAATCGCTGCATCTGTCTCCAACTTTAGCGTTGTTTCAACTGACGAAGATCAAATCCAAGCCAACCTTGTCACATACGGCCCTCTTGCAA TTGGGATTAATGCTGCTTGGATGCAAACATACATAGGCAAAGTGTCATGTCCGTATATTTGCTCGAAGAACAGAATGGATCATGGTGTTCTTCTTGTTGGATATGGATCTTCAGGTTATGCACCTTTGAGATTCAAGGAGAAGCCATACTGGATTATCAAGAACTCATGGGGAGCTGACTGGGGTGAAGATGGGTACTACATGCTTTGCAGTGGGTACAATGCTTGTGGGATGGACACCATGGTTTCTGCTGTGGTTTCTACAAATACTTGA